The following is a genomic window from Bacteroidota bacterium.
TTTATCTCTGACCAAAGAAGTGTGATTAGCAACAATTGCAATGCGTTTACCTTTCAATATAGGTAGGTAAATGTCAGATTGAGCAGCACCTACGATCAAATCATTGTAGGGAACAATGGTCACTTTTTTACTTGATTCGGCAGTTTGGCATGCACTTAACGAGCAAATGATAATTAGGAGTTTTGAGATTGATTTCATTTTCTATCTTTGTAAAAAAAATAATGTGAATACGGCTTTATTTATTGCTAAAAGAATCAGCTCTTCCCGAAAAAACAGCTTCTCCCGTCCAATTATTCGTATTGCGATTGCCGGAGTAAGTCTGGGAATAGCAGTAATGATTATTTCTATTGCCGTCGTCACCGGATTCCAAACACAAATAAGAGATAAAGTTATTGGTTTTGGCTCGCATATACAAATCAATAAATACGATTTCAACTCTTCATACGAAGCAGCACCCATCAGTAAAAATCAACATTTCTATCCTAAGATTGATAGTGTTGAAGGAATCAGGCACATCCAGGTTTATGCTTATAAGGCAGGAATCATCAAAACCGAAGATCATATACAAGGGGTTGTTTTAAAAGGTGTAGGAACTGATTTTGACTTTTCATTCTTCAATAAAAATCTGATCGAGGGTAAAGCCTTTGAATTAGATTCAAATTCCAGATCAACTGAGGTTTTAATCTCTAAAAATATTGCTTCAAAAATCAATCTGAAAGTGGGTGACGATTTACGGATGTATTTTGTGTCGTCAGATCAAAGTGGTGTTCGGGGTAGGATGTTTAGCATTAGTGGAATTTACGAAACAGGATTGTCAGAATTTGATGAGATATTTGTAATCGGCGATATTGCGCAAATTCAGCGTCTAAATGGCTGGGAACCTGATCAGATTGCCGGGTTTGAAATATTGTTAGATGATTTTAATGAAATTGACAGATTAAGTGATTATGTTTATGGAGAAATTGGGTATGATTTAAATGCACAAAGCATCAAGAAGGTTTATCCGCATATTTTTGATTGGTTACAACTTATGGATATGAATGTATTCATCATACTGGCATTAATGATTTTGGTTTCAGGGATTACCATGATTTCAATTTTATTAATTGTGATTTTGGAAAGAACCAGTATGATTGGCATTCTTAAATCTTTCGGTGCCAGAAATATCTTAATAAGAAAACTATTTATTTATAATGCTATCCATATCATTGGAAGGGGAATGTTTTATGGGAATACGCTTGGATTAGCAATTTGTGTTATCCAGCAAAAATTCGGGATTATGAACCTGGATCAGGAATCCTACTATATCTCTGTAGTTCCAATCAATATAGATATTGCATCGATCGTCATCATCAATATCCTTACTTTTATTATTTGTAGTTTGATACTAATCATTCCGTCTTTAATAATAGGCAAAATATCCCCACTTAAAGCCATCAGATTTAGCTAGATATTTGAAAAAGAATTGATTGTTCGGAAGTTCCTATTTTTTATGTAGTCCGCACTCTTTGGTATCCGGATTCTCCCACCACCATCTTCCCGCACGGCTGTCTTCACCTTTTCTGATCGCTCTTGTACAAGGTTGGCAACCTATACTTAAAAATCCCTGATCGTGTAAGGTATTATAAGGAATATTATTTTCTTTAATATATGCCCAAATATGTTCTTCTGTCCAATCAATTAATGGATTGATTTTTATAAGTCCGTTTAAGGGGTCCCATTCTACAATATTCATTTCAGTTCTGGTTGGAGATTGCTCTCTTCTCAATCCGGTGATCCAAACATCCATGCCTTCCAATGCCCGTTTCAAAGGATTGATTTTTCGGATATTGCAACATAACTTTCGATTTTCGATATTTTCATAAAATAAGTTGACACCTTTATCTTTAACCATGGCTTCAACTTCATGGGTTTCAGGAAAATAAATATCAATTGGAATTTTATATCGATGACGACTCTTGTCAATTAGTTCATATGTTTCCGGGAAAATCCTTCCTGTATCTAGCGTAAAGACTTTAATTTCTTTACTAATAACCGAAAGCATTTGAAGTATAACCTGATCTTCTGCACCAAAACTTGATGCAAAAGCAATTCGTTTTTGGAACCTAACTAAGAAATATGTGATGATTTCAACCGCTGACGAATTTTTAAGTTCAAGATTCAATTTTTTTATTTGTTCAAAATTCATATTTCTTTATATTTATGAGAGGCAAATATAATTATAATTGTACATTTGATTTAAGCAAATAAATAAAGAATGAGAATTCATTTTATTGCCATTGGCGGGGCTGCAATGCACAACCTTGCCATCGCGCTTCACAAAAAAGGTGATATTGTTACCGGATCAGATGATGAAATTTTTAATCCATCGAGAGCAAGGCTAGCCAACTATGGCTTGTTACCGGAAAGTATTGGCTGGAATCAAAATCGAATAGGAAGGGGTTTAGATGCCATAATTCTTGGAATGCATGCCAGAGCTGATAATCCGGAACTTCTGAAAGCGAAAGAATTAGGTTTGAGAATCTATTCTTATCCTGAATTCTTATATGAACATGCAAAGAACAAAACGAGGATCGTAATTGGCGGAAGTCATGGTAAAACCACCATTACAGCGATGGTTTTACATGTATTAAAACAAGCCGGAATTGAAACCGACTATATGGTAGGTGCTCAGCTGGACGGATTTGAAGTGATGGTAAGATTGTCGGATACTGCAAAATTCATGGTCTTTGAAGGAGACGAATATTTGACATCGCCACTTGATCTTCGACCAAAATTCCATTTATACAGGCCTCATATTGCATTGATTAGTGGTATCGCATGGGATCATATTAATGTTTTCCCAACTTTTGAAAATTACGTGGATCAATTCAGGATTTTCATCAACTTGATCGAGAAAGGGGGAAGTTTGGTTTATTGTCAGTGTGACGAAATATTGAATAAACTCGTTAATGAAACAAAGTCAAATGTTCAATTAAAACCATACAACTTACCGAATTATCAGATTATAGAAGGCAAAACATATTTGAACATTGATTCGATGCAGGTGCCACTTGAAATTTTTGGCGAGCATAACCTGCTTAATTTGAACGGTGCCCGTAATATTTGTAATGAAATTAAGGTTAGCGATGAAACGTTTTACAATGCCATAAAGAGTTTTAAAGGAGCATCAAACAGACTTGAATTAATTGCCAAAGATCGATTCACGACTTTATTTAAAGATTTTGCACATTCACCATCTAAATTGAGGGCCACTATTAATGCTGTTAAAAATCAATATCCGGAGCGTGATTTGGTTGCCTGTATGGAGCTGCACACATTTAGTAGTTTGAATCAGGATTTTTTAAAAGAATATAGCGGAAGTATGGATAAAGCAGATTTTGCTTTTGTATATTATAATCCCGAAACCTTAAAACATAAAAATCTGCCTGCTCTATCTCCTGATCTGGTCAGGAAGGCATTTAATCATCGTAACCTCAAAGTTTACAGCGATTCAGAAGTCTTGATCAGTTATTTGTTAAATCATAATTGGAAGAATAGAAATCTGATTTTGATGTCATCGGGCAATTTTGACGGACTTGATTACCCATCATTTTCACGAAATATTTTACAGGGATAACAAAAAAGGGAAGCCAAATAGCTTCCCCTTTTTTATGTTATTTTGAGTAATTTACCCATTCATCGAAATCAGAAATTCTTCATTACTCTGTGTGAATTTAATTCTGTCTTTCAGAAATTCCATTGCTTCTAAAGGAGTCATGTCTGCTAAATGGTTTCTTAAAACCCAAATTCGTTGTAAGGTTTCTTTATCGAGCAATAAGTCTTCGCGACGTGTACTTGATGCAACAATATCAATTGCAGGATAAACGCGTTTGTTCGATAGTTTACGATCAAGCTGAAGTTCCATGTTACCGGTACCTTTAAATTCTTCGAAGATAACCTCATCCATTTTTGATCCGGTATCGATCAATGCGGTTGCTATGATGGTTAATGAACCACCATTTTCAATTTTACGTGCAGCTCCAAAAAATCGTTTGGGTTTCTGTAATGCATTTGCTTCAACACCTCCTGATAAAACTTTACCCGAAGCAGGAGAAACAGTATTGTAAGCTCTGGCCAAACGGGTTATAGAATCTAGCAAAATTACAACATCATGACCACATTCAACCATTCGCTTGGCTTTTTCGAGTACGATATTGGCAATTTTAACGTGTCTTTCTGCAGGCTCATCAAATGTTGAAGAAATAACTTCGGCTCTTACGCTTCTGGCCATGTCTGTCACTTCCTCAGGACGCTCATCAATCAATAAAATGATTAAATAAGCTTCAGGGTGGTTTGCAGCGATAGCATTGGCAACCTCTTTCAACAAAACGGTTTTACCTGTTTTTGGCTGAGCTACGATTAATCCTCTTTGTCCTTTACCGATTGGCGTAAACATATCAATAATACGTGTCGACATGGTTTCTCCGGAATGTCCGGTAAGTTTAAATTTTTCTTCAGGAAATAAGGGAGTCAAATAATCGAAAGGAATACGATCCCTTACTTCTTCAGGTCTTTTGCCATTGATTAACTCAACTTTTATCAGTGGGAAATATTTTTCACTTTCTTTTGGTGGACGAATTGTTCCCTGAACAGTATCACCGGTTTTTAAACCAAAAAGTTTAATCTGTGATTGAGATACATAAATATCATCTGGTGAATTCAAATAATTATAATCTGATGATCTTAAAAAGCCATAACCATCCTGCATAATTTCTAAAACTCCTTCACTTGAAACAATACCTTCAAAATCAAATGAATATTGAGGACGTTTTCTTGATTCGGATGGAGCAATTCTCTCTGATTGAGGCATGTCGGATTTAATGTCTGCCTGCTTTTCATCAAATTGAATTAATTCATCTTCAATTGGAGTCTGAAAATCTTCTTTAGGTTGCTGTTCAACTCTTTCGTCAACTCTCCGCTTGAAATCTTTTGGTTTATGCACAACTCTTTCAACAGGAGCAGATTGGGTCGTAAGATTTTCCTTTGGTATAAGAGCAGGTTGTGGTTCTTCTCTTGCAAATAGCTCTTTTGGTTGCTCCCACTTGTTTTCATTTTCGCTTTTAAGGTTAATGATTTTTTTATCCTTTTTATCAATAGGAGAAGTTGAAGCCAAAAGTTCATCTTTTTTTACAAAATCTTTAACTTCTTTTTCCTGGGAATTATTTCCACCAATACCCGGAATTCGAGCCCGTTTGCTTTTAAAAACTTTTTTCGATTCCTTTTTTTCTTTTTTTAATACTTCTTCGGTAGGATTTAAAGCCTGAAAGTCAAGGATCTGATAAATTAGGTCTTGTTTCAAAAGTTTATCAACTTTTGGAATATTCAACTGCTTAGCGATGTCTCTTAGGTCGGAAACCAGCTTGCTGTTTAATTCAATGATATCGTACATTTAAATTTAAATTTAATTTTTAATTTTCTCAATTAGTCAAAAAATAGCGGAAAATATGGGATTTGATAAGCCAATAGATTTTTTCAGAATAAAAGTTGTAGGTTCACTTGGAATTTTATGAGCGCAAATATAACTAATTAAATTTAATTATGCACGATTTTTATGCACAATATCCATTTTAATTGATTATTAATGAATATTTTTAAAAAATTTCATAGAATTTCTTAAAAGTTAAAGCGGATTGAATTATGATTTTTATATTTGTGACAAAAATTAATAAAATGATTCAACGCATTCAAACACTCTATCTTTTTGCTGTTAGCATAATAATGGGTTTAATGTTTTTCTTCCCTATTGCCGGATATTATGGTGAATTAAACACGCTAAAATTCACTTTATTAGGTGTTGAGAATATGGTTCCGGATTCGACATTGGTTTTTTCCACTTATACAACTTTTCCTTTATTGGTAATAGTTTTAGGTGTTATCATCATATCAATTGCGATTATATTTCAATACAAATACCGAATAAAGCAGATGAAATGGATAAAAATAAATATCCTGTTGAATACCATTCTGATCATGGGTATCTTTATTATTTATTCGAGATGGTTACAATCAACCTCTGAAGCGAGCGAATCATTTCAAACTGCAGCATTCTTTCCATTGATTTCATTGATGTTTCTGGTATTGGCTTATAGGGCAATTCGTAGAGATGAAAAACTGGTAAGGTCGGCCGATAGATTAAGATAAGGTTTTCTTATAAGGAAGCTCTTTCAATTTCCATTATTTCTAAATCAGCAATCCTGTCTTTATCGATGGTAAAGCGTGTAAAAGTAATTACATTATGTAATCCGTTTTTACCTGCAGCCCCGGGGTTCACATGAAGCAGATTAAGTTTTTTATCATTCATTACTTTTAAAATGTGTGAATGCCCTGAAATGAAAAGCTTAACTTTTTCGCGAATGAGAATTTCCTTGATCCCTTTTGCATATCTACCCGGATAGCCGCCAATATGCGTCATTAAAACTTTTAATCCTTCACGTATAAAAATCCTGTTTTCTGGTAACGAAACTCTAAGATCATGACCGTCAATGTTTCCATACACTGCATATAAAGGCTTAAACGAAGCTAAATTCTTTGCAGTTTCTAAATTGCCTATATCACCGGCATGCCAGATTTCATCAACTTCCTTAAAAAAATCGAACACCTTCGGATGAATATATCCATGCGTATCCGAAAGTAATCCGATTTTTATCATAAAATTTTAATTATTGAACTTGACTATTTCTGAGAAATTATATGAACATCTTGCTGAGGATAAGGAATTGAGATTCCTTCATGATCAAAGGCTTTTTTAACTTTTTCCTGAAGATCGAAATATACATCCCAATAATCAGTAACATTTACCCAGGGGCGAACCACAAAATTAATCGAGCTATCTGCCAATTCGGATACTGCGATTACCGGTTCTGGTGATTTTAAAATCCTCGCATCTGCTTCAATTGTTTGTTTCAATACAGCTTTTGTTTTATCAATATTATCTTGATAACCGGTTCCAAATTTCAGATCAACCCGACGTGTTAATTGTGCTGAATAATTAACCACCGATGAATTTGATAAGGCACCATTGGGTATAATAATCGTTTTATTATCAGGAGTTGTAAGAATTGTGTTAAAAACATGGATTAATTGTACAACTCCTGCATGACCCTGAGCTTCAATATAATCGCCCACTTTAAAAGGTTTAAAGAGGAAAATGAGTACCCCACCTGCAAAGTTTTGTAAAGAACCGGACAGGGCCATACCAACTGCTAAACCTGCTGCTCCAAGAACAGCAATAAATGAGGTCATTTCTACTCCGACCATTCCCATGACGCTAATAATCAATAATATTTTAAGGAAAATCCCCATAAAACTTGTTAAAAAAGGCTGCAAACTTGGATCAATATTTCCTCTCGAAATTATTCTTTTAAGTCCCTTAATCAATATACTTATTACCCATAAGCCAATAATTAAGGTGATTAAGGCTAATAATAATTGTGGGCCATATTTTAATAACAAATCTGTAGCATAATCTGAATACTTCGACATTTTTTCCATGAATAAGATTTTATGTAAAATAATTATTTGAGGTCTAGAATAATTGAATACAAATATAATCATTAATTTAACCTTTGGAATTCATCACTGAATTGCTTGAATATTTTAGCAAAATATTGATACTTTTACACAACAAAACTTTATTATGGAATTTATCTATTTAATTTCCGGGCTAATCATTGGGGGGACCTTGCTATATTTCCTATCAAATACGCGTTTTATGAAGAAGCAGCTAGGTCTTGAGAGTGAAAATAGGATGCTACGATCCGGTGAGCTTTTTTTAAAAGAAAAGTTAGACGAACTAAATCGCCAAATAGCAAACAAAGAAAATCAAATTCTTGAATTAACCTCACAATTAAGTGGTAAAAGTTCAGATTTATCGCATCTCACCGAAAGATTAAATGAACAAAAACAAGACGTTGAAAAGCTTCAGGATAAATTTAGAATAGAATTCAAGAATTTGGCAAATGAGATTTTAGAAGAAAAATCACAGAAATTTACTCAACAAAATAGAGTTAATTTGGATGAGATACTCAAGCCTTTAGGCGAAAAAATTAAAGATTTTGAAAGGAAAGTTGAAGATACTTATGATAAAGAATCGAAATTGAGATTTTCGCTAAAAGAAGAGATAAAAAGGCTTGAAGAGTTGAATCAGCAGGTAAGTCGTGATACGGTTAATCTAACCAAAGCTTTAAAGGGTGATTCAAAAGCACAGGGTAATTGGGGCGAAGTTGTTTTGGAGAGTATCCTTGAAAAATCAGGATTGGTTAAGGATCGCGAATATTTTGTACAATCTTCATATGCTACCGAAGATGGAAAAAGAATTCAACCTGACGTGATCGTTACATATCCCGGAAAGCGCAATGTTGTAATTGATTCAAAAGTATCGTTAACGGCATACGAAAGATACACCTCTTTAGAAGCAGAAGATTTACGTGAAAAAGCGTACAAGGAGCATATCATCTCACTCAAAAGTCATATCAATGATTTGAGCTTAAAAAACTACCAGGATTTATACCAGCTTAATAGCCTTGATTTTATTATGATGTTTTTACCATTGGAACCTGCCTATTTATTAGCGGTTCAGCGTGAACCGGAATTGTGGAATTATGCCTATGATAAGCGCATTTTGTTAATTAGCCCTACTAATTTAATTGCTGCATTAAAAATGGTGGAAAGTTTATGGAGACAAGAATATCAAGGTCAGAATGTTAAAGAGATTGCCCGTCAAAGTGGTGATTTATATGATAAATTTGTTAGTTTGGTTGAAGATTTAATAGATGTTGGAAATAAATTAAAAGCGACTCAAAAGTCTTATGAAGCATCTATGAATAAGCTTCATTCGGGTAAAGGCAACTTGCTTAATCGGGTTGAAAATATAAAGAAACTTGGTGCGAAAACCACAAAAATAATGCCTGATAGATTGTTAGAACGACTTGAAAATGAAGTTGAATAATTAAAATTGCTATTTTGAATAAGGAAGAAATTATTTTTGGAACAAGGGCAATCATTGAAGCCATCAAATCAGGAAAAGAAGTTGATAAGGTATATGTACGGAATGGCTTGAGAAATCAGCTATTTATAGAATTGAATGAATTACTGAAAGAATATAATATCCCTATTCAAAGTGTCCCGATCGAGAAATTAAATCGAATCACTACTAAAAATCATCAGGGCACCATTGCCTTTATTTCACCTGTTTCATTTCAACCCATCGAGGAAATAATACCGCTTATTTATGAAAAAGGGGAGATCCCATTAATCCTGATTCTAGATCGGGTAACGGATGTTAGGAATTTAGGAGCTATTAGCCGCACAGTTGAATGTACCGGTGCTCATGCGATTGTAATTCCTGCCCGTGGAAGTGCTCAAATCAATTCTGAAGCAATTAAAGCATCTGCAGGCGCATTAAATTTAGTGCCGGTTTGTAGGTCATTTAATTTAAAAGAAACCATTGATTTTTTAAAAGAGAGTGGATTACAGATTGTAGCTGCAACTGAGAAAACGGATATAAATTATACTGAAGTTGATTATCATCAACCTACTGCAATTATTATGGGATCGGAGGATCGGGGTATTTCTGAGGAGTATTTAAAAAAATCCGATCATCAGGTTAGTATTCCAATTTTAGGAAAAATCGAATCTTTGAATGTTTCGGTAGCTTCAGCAGTGATACTCTACGAAGTGATTCGTCAGCGGAGCAAAACAGAATTGTGTTAAACGGCAAAAAAAAAGTCCCTACAAAGGGACTTTCTCTAAATTTTTTTAAAATTATCTTCTGGCTTCTTTAATTCTGGCTTTCTTGCCTCTCAATGCTCTAAGATAAAAAATTCTTGCCCTGCGAACAACACCTCTTTTGTTTACTGCAATTGAATCAATAAAAGGGGATGCTAATGGGAAAATTCTTTCTACACCAACATTGTTAGAGATTTTTCGAACTGTAAAGGTTTCTGTAGCCCCACTTCCTGATCTTTGCAATACGATCCCTTGATAATTTTGCAACCTTTCTTTATCGCCTTCTTTAATTTTATATGTAACAGTAATGGTGTCTCCTGCCTTAAAATTTGGGTATTCTTTTACAGTGGTTAAGTCTTCAACATGCTGTAACAACTCGTTCTTGCTCATCTTATTGCTTTTATATGGGTTTCTTCAAAAATGAGTGCAAATATACGGACATATTTTTGATTAAAACAATTATCAATAAAAAATATATAAATAATAAAGCTATTCATGCCTTAAACTATCAACGGTATTAGTGTTAATTGCCCTTAATAATCTATAAATCATACTCAGGAACGAAAAGAAAATTGTAATCCCTATTGCAACTATATACGGAAATATCGAAAACGGCATTTGATATGGAAACGAATTTAACCAACTGCCCAAAATATAGTAGCTTATCGGCCATGAAATAATATTGGCTATCAATATTAAGCTTAAATATTCTTTAGCAAATAAATAATTTATTGAAAGAGCATTAGATCCAAGAGCTTTTCTGATTCCAATCTCTTTTGTTCTTGAATTGGTAGTAAAACTAATGAGTCCATAAATACCTAAACATGCAATAATAATCGCAAGCAGTGCCAGATATAAAATAACTTCTGTTAGTTTCATCTCTTCCTGATATAAGTTGGCGATTTCATTTTCAACAAATTTGTATTCAAACAATAATTCAGGAAAAACTATCTTAAATTGAGCATTTAGAAATGAAATAGTCTGTGAAATGTCAGTGGGTGAAATTCTTACTGAAACACTCCAGCCATCATCGTTCTTATTAAATAAGCGAATAATCATTGGAGTAATTTCATTGTGAGCCGATTTAAAATGAAAATCTTTTACAACCCCAACAATTGTAATTCGATTTCCAACGACCCCCCCTCGATAATCACCGCCATAGAGAATTTTTTTCCCAATAGGATCTTCAAATCCTATAATTTTAAGTGCCGCTTCATTAATGATTCCAAGGTTTCCTTCAACGGTTGTGTCAATTTGAGGCCCAATAAAACCTTCACCAGAGATTAATTTCATTTTATAGGTATCGATAAAATATTGATCTGCATGATTATTATTAATTCGGGAACGTTTTCTTTCTTCACCTACATCCCAGGCAAATCTCGTCCAATTTGTTGAATTTGATATTGGATAATCATGCACACTTGCATTGATAATATTGGGGTTTTGTAAAATTTGATCTCTGAAAAAATTAATATTTTTCATTGATGCTCCATCAACGTTTATCCGTAGAACATTTTCTACATTATACCCCAAGTCTTTATTTTGCATATAATTAACTTGCTGGTAGATACCAATCGCCCCAATAATAAAGCTCGCAGAGATAATAAATTGTATGCCAACCAGAAATTTACGCAAGAATGATTTGTTTGATTTGTTCCCATCTTTAAGTTTTAGAACACTTAACGGTTCAGCATTTGCAATAATGAGAGCAGGGTATATCCCAGAGAAGAATCCCAGTAAAATTGTTATTCCGATAATCAAAGCTAAAAGCTTAAAATTTGCGATATATTCAAAATCCAACTCACGATTCACGATTTGATTGAACCATGGTAAAAGAGTTTCGAAAAGAACAAACGCGATAATCATACTAAATACTGCAATTAATAATGATTCTGCCATGAACTGACAAATTAATAATGGTTTATTTGCTCCAATGATTTTCCGAAGACCAACTTCCTTTGTTCGACGGGTTGAATACGCAATGGAAAGATTGGTAAAATTTACTCCTGCCATGATTAAAATAAATAGAGCCAGGGCAGAAAGTACATAAACACTGTTTATCGACCCCCTGACTGCGTAATCATCAGTTATTTTTGAATATAAATGTATTTCTTTAACAGGACGTGTTAATAATTGATTTTCTGTTTTTTCATTCCACCATACTTTTAAGATGTTTTTAATTTTTGCATTAAATGCTTCTATATTGTGATTTGGCTTGAGCATAATATAGCATCTAACCCAATTACTTCCCCAATCTTTAAATACCCTGTCCCCGCCCGTTTCTGTTAGGGTATTAGCTGATTGCAAAGCATTGAAATCCAGATGAGAGTTTTTAGGAGGGTCTTTTAGGATGGCTGTAATTTTATAGGTCACTCCGTTATTATTTAGCGTTTTCCCCAGTGGGTCTTCGTTAGCAAAAAGTACTTTTGCCAGGGTTTCTGATAAAACAATAGAATAAGGTTCGGTTAAAGCATTGTTCATATCACCTTTCAAAATAGGATAGGTGAACATTTTAAAGAAATCATTGTCAGTTAAAATAGATTTGACTTCAAAATCATCGCCATTTGGTGTTTTTATAGAATTGGTCTTGTAAATAAAGCGAATGGAAGATTCTATTTCAGGGAATTTATCTATCATAGCCTGGGCTGTGGGGGTCGGGGTTCCAACCATTCGTTCTTCTCTACCTCCTTCAATCATTATTTGTTCGACCCTATATAAGCGATCTGAATTTTGTTGAAAGTTATCAAAACTTAGTTCGAATTGAAGGTATAGTACCAATGCAATAAATACTGCTAATGCTATTGATAAACCCAATATATTAACCAGGGTATAGGATTTATTTTTACTCAGACTGCGCAATGTTGTTTTTAAGAAATTTGACCACATATTAATTTTTGTTTATTTAAAGATATACTAAATTTGTGCCATTCATCGTAATATATTTGCTATCAATTAGTAAGGCTTGCCGGTTGTAATTTTATCATTATTTTGCTGTTCAATTATTAAACACTTACCGTTCATGTTTTAAATATTTCATATTTTTAGCAAAAGTTTATTCTAATGTTTGGAAACATTTTAGTGGTAGACGACGATCCCGTGATATTGGAATCTATTGCATTATTGTTAAAATATGAATCATCACAAGTAGATACTTTGATCAATCCACAACAAATCAATGACTATCTAGATAAAACCTCTTATGAATTAATACTACTTGATATGAATTTTTCTCCAGGGAAGAGTTCTGGTAGTGAAGGTATTTATTGGTTAAAAAAAGTATTAAAAAGTGATCCGGATGCCATCGTGTTAATGATTACGGCTTTT
Proteins encoded in this region:
- a CDS encoding ABC transporter permease → MWSNFLKTTLRSLSKNKSYTLVNILGLSIALAVFIALVLYLQFELSFDNFQQNSDRLYRVEQIMIEGGREERMVGTPTPTAQAMIDKFPEIESSIRFIYKTNSIKTPNGDDFEVKSILTDNDFFKMFTYPILKGDMNNALTEPYSIVLSETLAKVLFANEDPLGKTLNNNGVTYKITAILKDPPKNSHLDFNALQSANTLTETGGDRVFKDWGSNWVRCYIMLKPNHNIEAFNAKIKNILKVWWNEKTENQLLTRPVKEIHLYSKITDDYAVRGSINSVYVLSALALFILIMAGVNFTNLSIAYSTRRTKEVGLRKIIGANKPLLICQFMAESLLIAVFSMIIAFVLFETLLPWFNQIVNRELDFEYIANFKLLALIIGITILLGFFSGIYPALIIANAEPLSVLKLKDGNKSNKSFLRKFLVGIQFIISASFIIGAIGIYQQVNYMQNKDLGYNVENVLRINVDGASMKNINFFRDQILQNPNIINASVHDYPISNSTNWTRFAWDVGEERKRSRINNNHADQYFIDTYKMKLISGEGFIGPQIDTTVEGNLGIINEAALKIIGFEDPIGKKILYGGDYRGGVVGNRITIVGVVKDFHFKSAHNEITPMIIRLFNKNDDGWSVSVRISPTDISQTISFLNAQFKIVFPELLFEYKFVENEIANLYQEEMKLTEVILYLALLAIIIACLGIYGLISFTTNSRTKEIGIRKALGSNALSINYLFAKEYLSLILIANIISWPISYYILGSWLNSFPYQMPFSIFPYIVAIGITIFFSFLSMIYRLLRAINTNTVDSLRHE
- the rlmB gene encoding 23S rRNA (guanosine(2251)-2'-O)-methyltransferase RlmB, which encodes MIKIAILNKEEIIFGTRAIIEAIKSGKEVDKVYVRNGLRNQLFIELNELLKEYNIPIQSVPIEKLNRITTKNHQGTIAFISPVSFQPIEEIIPLIYEKGEIPLILILDRVTDVRNLGAISRTVECTGAHAIVIPARGSAQINSEAIKASAGALNLVPVCRSFNLKETIDFLKESGLQIVAATEKTDINYTEVDYHQPTAIIMGSEDRGISEEYLKKSDHQVSIPILGKIESLNVSVASAVILYEVIRQRSKTELC
- the rmuC gene encoding DNA recombination protein RmuC, with protein sequence MEFIYLISGLIIGGTLLYFLSNTRFMKKQLGLESENRMLRSGELFLKEKLDELNRQIANKENQILELTSQLSGKSSDLSHLTERLNEQKQDVEKLQDKFRIEFKNLANEILEEKSQKFTQQNRVNLDEILKPLGEKIKDFERKVEDTYDKESKLRFSLKEEIKRLEELNQQVSRDTVNLTKALKGDSKAQGNWGEVVLESILEKSGLVKDREYFVQSSYATEDGKRIQPDVIVTYPGKRNVVIDSKVSLTAYERYTSLEAEDLREKAYKEHIISLKSHINDLSLKNYQDLYQLNSLDFIMMFLPLEPAYLLAVQREPELWNYAYDKRILLISPTNLIAALKMVESLWRQEYQGQNVKEIARQSGDLYDKFVSLVEDLIDVGNKLKATQKSYEASMNKLHSGKGNLLNRVENIKKLGAKTTKIMPDRLLERLENEVE
- the rplS gene encoding 50S ribosomal protein L19, translated to MSKNELLQHVEDLTTVKEYPNFKAGDTITVTYKIKEGDKERLQNYQGIVLQRSGSGATETFTVRKISNNVGVERIFPLASPFIDSIAVNKRGVVRRARIFYLRALRGKKARIKEARR